Proteins encoded by one window of Gemmatimonadota bacterium:
- a CDS encoding YigZ family protein — MMHEVARYPVPAADHRVEQRIDRSRFICTVRRVDSPGAAQSFIREMSAEFADASHNCWAYVAGPPGNTNVIGMSDAGEPHGTAGRPMLTVLLHSGVGEIAAVVTRYFGGTKLGTGGLVKAYGGIVLLALESLPLAERVDYAEVMLSIGYPTISVVQQAIASLGAEVLEQEYGVNVRYRLRVPRANAEPLRAAVADATRGEGAFSVISEDAG, encoded by the coding sequence ATGATGCACGAGGTTGCGCGTTACCCGGTGCCAGCCGCCGATCATCGAGTCGAGCAGAGGATCGACCGGAGTCGGTTCATATGCACGGTGCGTCGTGTGGACAGTCCCGGTGCAGCCCAATCTTTCATTCGGGAAATGAGTGCGGAGTTCGCGGATGCGAGTCACAATTGCTGGGCCTACGTCGCCGGACCGCCGGGAAACACCAACGTGATAGGAATGAGCGATGCCGGCGAGCCGCACGGAACCGCAGGGCGACCGATGCTCACGGTTCTTCTGCACAGCGGAGTCGGCGAGATTGCAGCCGTCGTAACGCGCTATTTCGGCGGGACAAAGCTCGGTACCGGCGGTCTCGTCAAGGCGTATGGCGGAATCGTGCTGCTTGCGCTCGAGTCTCTCCCGCTCGCTGAGCGGGTGGATTACGCCGAGGTGATGCTGTCGATCGGATATCCGACCATTTCCGTTGTGCAACAGGCAATCGCTTCGCTTGGCGCCGAGGTTCTGGAACAGGAGTACGGAGTGAATGTTCGGTATCGGTTGCGAGTACCACGCGCGAACGCCGAACCGTTGCGGGCGGCCGTCGCGGATGCG
- a CDS encoding DUF305 domain-containing protein, with product MTSPRSVGITTLLAVMAVAASATASPAAAQATTVAAAAAPGEAAAIARARADSARLPYTKADIDFMTGMIGHHAQAIVISRWAPTHGANSSVQTLASRIINAQQDEIRTMQQWLRDRQLPVPDGHAGMMMSGSDMSMGDMKAGPLMPGMLSDAQLKELDAARGRNFDLLFLRDMIQHHEGAITMVKQLFDSYGAGQDEIVFKLATDANVDQATEIARMQKMLVAEMFGADTEQ from the coding sequence ATGACCTCACCGCGAAGCGTCGGGATCACCACCTTGCTGGCCGTCATGGCGGTGGCTGCCTCCGCCACCGCGAGCCCCGCGGCAGCCCAAGCCACCACCGTCGCTGCTGCCGCTGCACCCGGCGAGGCGGCAGCAATCGCCAGGGCAAGAGCCGACAGTGCCCGCCTGCCCTACACCAAGGCGGACATCGACTTCATGACCGGCATGATCGGCCACCATGCCCAGGCCATCGTCATCTCCAGGTGGGCCCCTACCCACGGCGCCAATTCGTCGGTGCAAACGCTTGCCTCACGAATCATCAACGCACAGCAGGATGAGATCCGGACCATGCAGCAATGGCTCCGCGATCGCCAACTGCCCGTCCCGGATGGCCATGCCGGAATGATGATGAGCGGCTCCGACATGTCGATGGGCGACATGAAAGCCGGGCCATTGATGCCGGGCATGCTCTCCGACGCTCAGCTCAAGGAGCTCGACGCTGCACGAGGCCGAAACTTCGACCTCCTGTTTCTCAGAGATATGATCCAGCATCATGAAGGGGCGATCACGATGGTGAAGCAACTGTTCGATTCGTACGGCGCGGGCCAGGACGAAATTGTGTTCAAGCTCGCCACCGATGCGAACGTCGATCAGGCTACGGAAATCGCACGAATGCAGAAGATGCTCGTTGCAGAGATGTTTGGAGCAGACACAGAGCAGTAA